In the Streptomyces sp. BHT-5-2 genome, one interval contains:
- a CDS encoding cytochrome P450 — MSSQQWNFHPDQFWMRGERPPAPVAYDEAKQLWNVYGYAEALQVLNDPETFSSDLSVLAPEGQRQIFPGNLTTMDAPEHTKMRKIVSGVFTRRVVAGLEPRIKEITHELLDAVEPGDSFDLVEVLAHPLPVIVIAELLGVPSSDRPLFKEWVGKLLESNQAFSTGEDTPELQRQREEALAQIRNLSDYLLDHVEQRRAAPREDLLTRLVQAEVDGERLSPAEVGNFSLVLLVAGHITTTMLLGNTILCLDAHPSAMAAVRRDRARIPTAIEESLRLFSPLSTLRRVTTTAARIGDAEIPPRSVVMTWTAAAARDERQFRDPHTFDLDRENIQHLSFGRGAHFCMGAPLARLEGVLALNILFDRFPALRRDPARDPEFMPGANVTGVEKLHLLT, encoded by the coding sequence ATGTCCTCCCAGCAGTGGAACTTCCACCCGGATCAGTTCTGGATGCGCGGTGAGCGCCCCCCGGCCCCCGTCGCGTACGACGAGGCCAAGCAGCTGTGGAACGTCTACGGCTACGCGGAGGCGCTCCAGGTGCTCAACGACCCGGAGACCTTCTCCTCCGACCTCAGCGTGCTGGCGCCGGAAGGCCAACGGCAGATCTTCCCCGGCAACCTCACGACGATGGACGCGCCCGAGCACACCAAGATGCGCAAGATCGTCAGCGGGGTGTTCACCCGCCGCGTGGTCGCCGGCCTCGAACCCCGTATCAAGGAGATCACCCACGAACTGCTCGACGCGGTCGAGCCGGGCGACTCGTTCGACCTCGTGGAGGTGCTGGCGCACCCGTTGCCCGTCATCGTCATCGCCGAACTGCTCGGGGTTCCCAGCAGCGACCGCCCGCTGTTCAAGGAGTGGGTCGGCAAGCTGCTGGAGAGCAACCAGGCGTTCTCCACCGGCGAGGACACCCCGGAGCTGCAGCGGCAGCGCGAGGAGGCCCTCGCCCAGATCAGGAACCTCTCCGACTACCTGCTCGACCATGTCGAACAGCGCCGCGCCGCCCCGCGCGAGGACCTGCTGACCAGGCTCGTCCAGGCCGAGGTGGACGGCGAGCGGCTGTCCCCGGCCGAGGTGGGCAACTTCTCCCTGGTCCTGCTGGTGGCGGGGCACATCACCACGACGATGCTGCTGGGCAACACGATCCTGTGCCTGGACGCCCACCCTTCGGCCATGGCGGCCGTACGCCGGGACCGCGCCCGCATCCCCACCGCGATCGAGGAGTCGCTGCGGCTGTTCAGCCCGCTGTCCACGCTGCGCCGGGTGACCACTACGGCGGCGCGGATCGGCGACGCCGAGATCCCCCCGCGGTCGGTGGTCATGACGTGGACGGCCGCCGCGGCCCGCGACGAGCGCCAGTTCCGCGACCCGCACACCTTCGACCTCGACCGGGAGAACATCCAGCACCTCTCGTTCGGCAGAGGCGCGCACTTCTGCATGGGTGCGCCGCTGGCCCGCCTTGAAGGCGTGCTCGCCCTGAACATCCTCTTCGACCGCTTCCCGGCGCTGCGCCGCGACCCGGCGCGGGACCCGGAGTTCATGCCGGGGGCCAATGTGACGGGCGTGGAGAAGCTGCACCTGCTCACCTGA
- a CDS encoding nucleotide disphospho-sugar-binding domain-containing protein: MKMLFVAGPTPSNAFALAPLATAARDEGHQVFMSTLKERTSVVAGLGLPAIAATTSPIADIKATRRSGEREIVPDDVDHPEFIQYTGRWFGRVAAESLVQLREVAAGWRPDIVIGGPHAYAAALLAHELSVPWVRHTWAALDTVGIHVGSEGELQPELRQLGLDGIPQPDLLIDNCPPGVRWAGAAPAQQVRWVPINSQNPVEPWMYTRGERRRVCVTGGSMAARDNNFELIRSMVDSLAVLDAEIVIPAPEEVAAELRNQCDGIRAGWIPLDVLMPTCDLIVHHAGGLTGQTAMISGVPQLLLPQEKKVRRAAQLVADYGAAINLLPDEVTPDSVAKALQTLIEDSAYKDRSQALGREIAAMPSPSEVVGVLEDLATRSR; encoded by the coding sequence ATGAAGATGCTGTTCGTCGCGGGCCCCACCCCGTCCAACGCGTTCGCTCTCGCCCCGCTCGCGACCGCGGCACGTGATGAGGGGCACCAGGTTTTCATGTCGACACTGAAGGAGCGGACATCGGTGGTGGCGGGGCTCGGCCTGCCCGCCATCGCCGCCACCACCAGTCCGATAGCCGACATCAAGGCCACGCGGCGCTCCGGCGAGCGGGAGATCGTCCCGGACGACGTGGACCACCCCGAGTTCATCCAGTACACGGGCCGCTGGTTCGGACGTGTGGCGGCGGAAAGCCTGGTACAGCTGCGGGAGGTGGCGGCCGGCTGGCGCCCGGACATCGTGATCGGAGGCCCGCACGCCTACGCGGCGGCGCTCCTGGCCCACGAACTGTCGGTGCCGTGGGTGCGGCACACCTGGGCCGCGCTGGACACCGTGGGCATCCACGTGGGCAGCGAGGGCGAACTCCAGCCAGAACTAAGGCAGTTGGGCCTGGACGGCATCCCGCAGCCCGATCTGCTGATCGACAACTGCCCGCCCGGAGTCCGGTGGGCCGGCGCCGCCCCCGCCCAACAGGTCCGGTGGGTCCCCATCAACTCCCAGAACCCCGTCGAACCGTGGATGTACACCCGCGGCGAGCGGCGCAGGGTGTGTGTGACAGGCGGAAGCATGGCCGCCCGGGACAACAACTTCGAGCTCATCCGGAGCATGGTGGACAGCCTCGCCGTCCTCGACGCCGAGATCGTCATCCCCGCGCCGGAGGAGGTCGCCGCCGAACTGCGCAACCAGTGCGACGGCATCCGGGCGGGTTGGATTCCGCTGGACGTGCTGATGCCGACCTGCGACCTCATCGTGCACCACGCCGGCGGCCTCACCGGACAGACCGCGATGATCTCGGGAGTGCCGCAACTGCTCCTGCCCCAGGAGAAGAAGGTCCGCCGCGCCGCGCAACTCGTCGCCGACTACGGTGCCGCGATCAACCTGCTGCCCGACGAGGTCACCCCCGACAGCGTCGCGAAGGCCCTCCAGACACTCATCGAGGACTCGGCTTACAAGGACAGGTCCCAGGCGCTCGGCCGGGAGATCGCCGCCATGCCGTCCCCGAGCGAAGTGGTCGGCGTACTCGAGGACCTGGCAACCCGCTCACGTTAG
- a CDS encoding nucleotide disphospho-sugar-binding domain-containing protein yields the protein MRVLFTVSNWPGHWASMVPLGWALQAAGHEVNVMCTPCQTQPVSGAGLMPVPVLEAMDMTVRGRLHNFRMAEFGSWPFSELPLHPLTGKPLESLDEFDMSAWSQENHDWAIGVTTRSSDAAVDFARWWRPDLVVHDIMSFEGPLVGKVLDIPAVLQLWGPVGPDDDVPGAPPGASFVPMDPSGAFPRHGVGQMGPHVYEHVIDPSPTSARPPLKAERLSIRHVPYNGPGARLPHGESGSAGPRVCVVWGTSVSGIYGPVSFAVPRVVNALAGLGAEVLVLLAGADRERMERAGALPPGVRLMERTPLHLLMPGCDVVIHHGGAGCAMTALTAGVPQLAIHTGLDQEVIAGRIAGAGAARSLSNVQADEGAIRAAVTSLLTDPAHAVAARKLRDEMESQPTPAALVSSLSALAQ from the coding sequence GTGCGGGTTCTGTTTACCGTGTCCAACTGGCCTGGGCACTGGGCCTCTATGGTGCCCCTGGGGTGGGCGTTGCAGGCGGCCGGGCACGAGGTGAACGTCATGTGTACGCCATGCCAGACGCAACCGGTAAGCGGCGCAGGACTCATGCCGGTTCCGGTTCTCGAGGCTATGGACATGACGGTGCGGGGCCGGCTGCACAACTTCCGCATGGCCGAATTCGGCTCCTGGCCCTTTTCGGAACTCCCGCTGCACCCGCTCACCGGGAAACCGCTTGAGTCGCTCGATGAATTCGATATGAGTGCGTGGTCCCAGGAGAACCATGACTGGGCCATCGGTGTCACGACTCGGAGCAGTGACGCCGCGGTGGATTTCGCGCGCTGGTGGCGTCCCGATCTCGTGGTCCACGACATCATGAGCTTCGAGGGGCCGCTCGTCGGGAAGGTCCTGGACATTCCCGCCGTGTTGCAGCTGTGGGGGCCCGTCGGTCCGGACGACGACGTACCGGGAGCACCGCCGGGGGCGAGCTTCGTGCCCATGGACCCCAGTGGGGCGTTCCCCCGGCACGGCGTGGGGCAGATGGGGCCGCACGTCTATGAGCACGTGATCGACCCCTCTCCCACAAGCGCGCGACCACCCCTGAAGGCTGAGCGGCTGTCCATCCGTCATGTGCCGTACAACGGTCCTGGAGCGCGGCTGCCGCACGGCGAGAGCGGCTCTGCCGGACCGCGGGTGTGCGTGGTTTGGGGGACCTCCGTCAGCGGCATCTACGGGCCGGTTTCGTTCGCGGTGCCTCGCGTGGTGAACGCCCTCGCAGGGCTGGGCGCCGAGGTCCTCGTTCTGCTCGCGGGCGCCGACCGCGAGCGGATGGAGCGCGCGGGAGCACTGCCACCCGGTGTGCGGCTGATGGAGCGCACGCCGTTGCATTTGCTGATGCCCGGCTGCGACGTGGTCATCCACCACGGGGGCGCCGGCTGCGCCATGACCGCTCTGACGGCTGGAGTGCCGCAGCTGGCCATCCACACCGGCCTGGATCAGGAAGTGATCGCCGGCCGGATCGCCGGAGCCGGTGCGGCCCGGTCCCTGTCCAATGTCCAGGCGGACGAGGGGGCGATTCGTGCGGCCGTCACTTCACTCCTCACGGATCCCGCCCATGCGGTCGCCGCACGGAAACTGCGGGACGAGATGGAGTCCCAGCCCACTCCGGCGGCGCTGGTGTCTTCGCTGTCCGCCCTCGCTCAGTGA
- a CDS encoding nucleotide disphospho-sugar-binding domain-containing protein, translating to MRLLFVAGPAPSDIYAVAPLATAARADGHQVLMSTPKELTPVVTGVGLPTVATTTTSIPDIRATRRSGEREVVPDDVDHPEFIRYTGRWLGRLAAETLVRLREVAAAWRPDVVVTGPHAYAGALLAHELSVPWIRHTWTVLDTVGIHVGSEGELAPELAELGLDRIPGPDLLIDNCPPGIRPADASPAQQIRYVPVNAQRPAEPWMYTRGERRRVCVTGGRMAALDDDFEPIRGMVRQLAELDAEVVITAPRKVAHALRAEFGDVRAGWVPLDVLMPTCDLIVHHAGGVPGLPGLTAALSGVPQLLMPQEKKMHTAARLVAEYGAAITLLPDEVSTDSVGNGIRELLSAPSYADRAQALAQEIARMPSPAEVLGTVEHLARR from the coding sequence ATGAGGCTGCTGTTCGTCGCGGGCCCGGCCCCGTCCGACATCTACGCCGTCGCCCCCCTCGCCACCGCCGCGCGCGCCGACGGGCACCAGGTGCTGATGTCCACGCCGAAGGAACTGACCCCGGTGGTCACCGGCGTCGGCCTGCCGACCGTCGCCACGACCACCACATCGATCCCCGACATCAGGGCCACCCGCCGCTCCGGCGAGCGTGAGGTGGTCCCCGATGACGTGGACCACCCCGAGTTCATCCGGTACACCGGCCGCTGGCTCGGGCGGCTGGCCGCCGAAACCCTCGTCCGGCTGCGCGAGGTGGCGGCGGCCTGGCGGCCGGACGTGGTGGTCACCGGCCCGCACGCGTACGCGGGGGCACTCCTCGCCCACGAGCTGTCCGTACCGTGGATCCGGCACACCTGGACCGTGCTGGACACCGTGGGCATCCACGTCGGCAGCGAGGGTGAACTGGCGCCGGAGCTGGCCGAACTGGGCCTCGACCGGATTCCCGGACCGGACCTGCTGATCGACAACTGTCCGCCCGGCATCCGCCCGGCGGACGCCTCCCCCGCGCAGCAGATCCGCTACGTTCCCGTCAATGCCCAGCGCCCGGCCGAGCCGTGGATGTACACCCGCGGCGAGCGCCGACGGGTGTGCGTCACCGGCGGGCGCATGGCCGCCCTCGATGACGACTTCGAGCCGATCCGCGGCATGGTGCGGCAGCTGGCCGAGTTGGACGCCGAGGTCGTCATCACGGCGCCGCGGAAGGTCGCTCACGCGCTGCGCGCCGAGTTCGGCGACGTCCGCGCGGGCTGGGTCCCGCTGGACGTACTGATGCCGACCTGCGACCTGATCGTGCACCACGCCGGTGGCGTGCCCGGCCTGCCCGGCCTGACGGCCGCGCTCTCGGGGGTCCCGCAGCTGCTGATGCCACAGGAGAAGAAGATGCACACGGCCGCCCGGCTCGTCGCCGAGTACGGCGCCGCGATCACCCTGCTTCCGGACGAGGTGAGCACCGACAGCGTCGGCAACGGCATCCGCGAGCTGCTCTCCGCCCCGTCCTACGCCGACCGGGCCCAGGCACTGGCCCAGGAAATCGCCCGGATGCCGTCACCCGCCGAGGTCCTGGGCACCGTCGAGCACCTGGCACGGCGCTGA
- the rfbA gene encoding glucose-1-phosphate thymidylyltransferase RfbA, which yields MKGIILAGGSGTRLRPLTGVVSKQILPVYNKPMIYYPLSVLMLAGIRDILVISSPAHLDMFRDLLGDGSRLGIRLEYAEQKEPNGIAEAFIIGADHIGDDDVALILGDNVFHGHGFSELLRTTAARLDGCALFGYPVNDPWRYGVAELDADRRLTGLTEKPTDPVSNIAVTGLYMYSNEVVRMAQELVPSDRGELEITDLNKAYLAQGRAHLAELGRGFVWLDMGTHDSLLEAGHYVQILEQRQGIRIGCVEETAFRMGYISAEQCRRLGTEQSSTDYGSYLVSLVEGDGVYEARARRTAPAG from the coding sequence ATGAAGGGCATCATTCTCGCTGGTGGCAGCGGCACCCGGCTCAGGCCGCTGACCGGAGTGGTCTCGAAGCAGATCCTCCCGGTCTACAACAAGCCGATGATCTACTACCCCCTGTCCGTCCTCATGCTCGCCGGCATCCGGGACATCCTGGTGATCTCCTCGCCGGCTCACCTGGACATGTTCCGCGACCTGCTCGGCGACGGCTCCCGGCTCGGCATCCGGCTGGAGTACGCGGAGCAGAAGGAACCCAACGGCATCGCCGAGGCGTTCATCATCGGCGCCGACCACATCGGCGACGACGACGTGGCGCTGATCCTCGGTGACAACGTCTTCCACGGTCACGGCTTCTCCGAGCTGCTGCGCACCACCGCCGCCCGCCTCGACGGCTGCGCGCTCTTCGGCTACCCGGTCAACGACCCCTGGCGGTACGGCGTCGCCGAACTGGACGCCGACCGACGGCTGACGGGCCTGACGGAGAAGCCCACCGACCCGGTCTCCAACATCGCGGTCACCGGCCTGTACATGTACAGCAACGAGGTGGTCCGGATGGCCCAGGAACTGGTCCCCTCCGACCGCGGCGAGCTGGAGATCACCGATCTGAACAAGGCGTATCTGGCACAGGGCCGGGCCCATCTGGCCGAGCTGGGCCGCGGGTTCGTCTGGCTCGACATGGGCACCCACGACTCCCTGCTGGAGGCCGGCCACTACGTCCAGATCCTCGAACAACGCCAGGGCATACGCATCGGCTGCGTCGAGGAGACCGCCTTCCGGATGGGCTACATCAGCGCGGAGCAGTGCCGCCGGCTCGGTACCGAGCAGTCCAGCACCGACTACGGGTCCTACCTGGTCAGCCTCGTCGAGGGGGACGGGGTGTACGAGGCGCGGGCCCGCCGGACCGCGCCGGCCGGCTGA
- a CDS encoding Gfo/Idh/MocA family protein — protein sequence MSQRDGGAGLMEPVRIAVMGLASIARRRLLPAMAACPDVEIVAVASRDADRAREAARAYGCRAVHGYDRLLDRADVEAVYVPLPSSLHARWTEAALRAGKHVLVEKPLADDAERAAALLASARSAGLVLRENVMFVHHGQHAAVRALVEDGAIGQLRSFQAAFTIPPLPDDDIRYDPDLGGGALADVGVYPVRAAQHFLGPDLAVRGAVLTAGPGRRVETSGAALLTADGGVTAQLSFGMEHAYRSTYELCGSEGRIRIDRAFTPPADHEPVVCLTRASGTERIRLPAEDQVASAVAAFAAAVRAGAPADDAPLRQARLLDGIRRRAAEEDTDRAEPASRSVR from the coding sequence ATGTCTCAACGCGATGGGGGAGCAGGGCTGATGGAACCGGTGCGGATCGCCGTCATGGGCCTGGCCTCGATCGCCCGGCGGCGCCTGCTGCCCGCCATGGCGGCCTGCCCCGACGTCGAGATCGTCGCGGTGGCGAGCCGCGACGCGGACCGTGCGCGGGAGGCGGCCCGCGCCTACGGGTGCCGGGCGGTGCACGGCTACGACCGGCTGCTCGACCGCGCGGACGTGGAGGCCGTCTACGTTCCCCTGCCCTCGTCACTGCACGCGCGGTGGACCGAGGCCGCGTTGCGGGCGGGCAAACACGTCCTCGTCGAGAAGCCGCTCGCCGACGACGCCGAGCGCGCCGCCGCGCTGCTGGCGTCGGCCCGGTCGGCGGGCCTGGTGCTGCGGGAGAACGTGATGTTCGTGCACCACGGGCAGCACGCGGCCGTCCGCGCACTGGTCGAGGACGGCGCGATCGGCCAACTGCGCTCCTTCCAGGCGGCGTTCACCATCCCGCCACTACCCGACGACGACATCCGCTACGACCCGGACCTGGGCGGGGGAGCACTGGCGGACGTGGGGGTGTACCCCGTGCGGGCCGCCCAGCACTTCCTGGGGCCGGATCTCGCGGTGCGCGGTGCCGTGCTGACCGCGGGGCCCGGCCGTCGTGTGGAGACCTCCGGTGCGGCGCTGCTGACCGCGGACGGGGGCGTGACCGCCCAGCTGAGCTTCGGCATGGAGCACGCCTACCGGTCCACGTACGAACTGTGCGGCAGCGAGGGCCGGATCCGCATCGACCGTGCCTTCACCCCGCCCGCGGACCACGAACCGGTGGTGTGCCTGACACGCGCCTCGGGGACGGAGCGGATCCGGTTGCCCGCCGAGGACCAGGTGGCGAGCGCCGTCGCGGCGTTCGCCGCCGCCGTGCGCGCCGGGGCGCCGGCCGACGACGCGCCGCTGCGGCAGGCGCGGCTGCTGGACGGCATCCGGCGGCGCGCCGCCGAGGAAGACACAGACCGAGCAGAACCCGCATCGAGGAGTGTGCGATGA
- a CDS encoding TetR/AcrR family transcriptional regulator — MAGKGTKKERGDTRRRIQDVALELFVRNGYEKTSLREIAEILEVSKPAIYYHFKSKEDILLSIFQDLSRPVDDIISWGRQQPRNLETKQEILRRYSAALEASVPLVRFLRENEATLRDLKVGKEFGQQMTAIGEMLTDSDTSLTDQLRCMSALLTLHFGTFALPNIAGDAQEKRSALLEITMEMVAAAHPEGA; from the coding sequence GTGGCCGGAAAAGGTACGAAGAAGGAGCGGGGGGACACCCGCAGGCGCATCCAGGACGTGGCCCTGGAGCTCTTTGTCCGAAACGGCTACGAGAAGACCTCGCTGCGTGAGATCGCGGAAATCCTGGAGGTCAGCAAACCCGCGATCTATTACCACTTCAAGTCGAAGGAGGACATTCTCCTCAGCATCTTCCAGGACCTGAGCCGCCCCGTCGACGACATCATCTCCTGGGGGCGCCAGCAGCCCCGGAACCTCGAGACCAAGCAGGAGATCCTGCGCCGCTACAGCGCCGCACTCGAAGCCTCCGTCCCGCTCGTCCGCTTCCTTCGGGAGAACGAGGCGACCCTGCGCGACCTCAAGGTCGGCAAGGAGTTCGGGCAGCAGATGACCGCCATCGGCGAGATGCTCACCGACTCGGACACCTCGCTCACCGACCAGCTGCGCTGTATGAGTGCCCTGCTGACCCTGCACTTCGGGACCTTCGCCCTGCCGAACATCGCCGGGGACGCCCAGGAGAAGCGGTCGGCGTTGCTGGAGATCACCATGGAGATGGTGGCGGCGGCGCACCCCGAAGGGGCCTGA
- a CDS encoding SAM-dependent methyltransferase: protein MSATVNWIPEGMDREVPSAARAYDYIAGGTHHFEADRKLGDQVLSVLPARDMSRHNRQFLQRVVRFMVGRGIRQFVDLGSGLPVMGNVHETARQAAPECRVVYVDNERATIEHSELILRGDERTAMVGEDLRDPDAVLNAEATRRLIDFSQPVGFLMLGVTQFLHDEDDPWAITAAYRRALPSGSYLALSCFTWDNDPETMRNTVEMFQRSGRTPIVPRTGEEVRRLLGDFELLDPGLVFTPQWRPDGASGAAEERSNLYAAVARKP from the coding sequence ATGAGCGCGACCGTGAACTGGATTCCCGAGGGCATGGACCGTGAGGTTCCCAGCGCAGCCCGTGCCTACGACTACATAGCGGGCGGCACCCACCACTTCGAGGCCGACCGGAAGCTGGGGGACCAGGTGCTCTCGGTACTGCCGGCCAGGGACATGTCCCGCCACAACCGGCAGTTCCTCCAGCGTGTGGTGCGCTTCATGGTCGGCCGGGGCATCCGGCAGTTCGTCGACCTGGGCTCCGGGCTGCCGGTGATGGGCAACGTCCACGAGACCGCCCGGCAGGCCGCCCCCGAGTGCCGGGTGGTCTACGTCGACAACGAGCGGGCCACCATCGAGCACAGCGAGCTGATCCTGCGCGGCGACGAGCGCACCGCGATGGTGGGCGAGGACCTGCGTGACCCGGACGCCGTCCTGAACGCCGAGGCCACCCGCCGTCTGATCGACTTCTCGCAGCCGGTCGGCTTCCTGATGCTGGGCGTGACCCAGTTCCTGCACGACGAGGACGACCCGTGGGCCATCACCGCGGCCTACCGCCGGGCGCTGCCCTCCGGCAGCTATCTCGCGCTGTCCTGCTTCACCTGGGACAACGACCCCGAGACGATGCGGAACACGGTCGAGATGTTCCAGCGGAGCGGCCGCACGCCGATCGTGCCGCGCACCGGCGAGGAGGTCCGCAGGCTGCTCGGCGACTTCGAACTGCTCGACCCCGGGCTGGTGTTCACGCCCCAGTGGCGCCCGGACGGCGCCTCCGGCGCCGCCGAGGAGCGCTCCAACCTGTACGCGGCCGTCGCGCGTAAGCCCTGA
- a CDS encoding nucleotide disphospho-sugar-binding domain-containing protein, translating to MRVLVMTTPDPSHLATLVPVAWALRTAGHEVLVLGRPDSAEPARTAGLNFVSLGEPFDTEQMVLSDLAPGKRPLESRPRGTKGGFGGVWIEHAKSMVEDYLGFARSFRPELIISDPLEYSALVLGALLSVPVVHHRWGVDPIGTPRLPAAREELRGTCRSLGLETLPEPTVVLDSCPGALQLPELKPETPVRYVPFNGSEMLPSWLRAEWDRRDSRSKRVAVSLGRRTLVYNGVPFVRALLRSFAEMADVELIATVGAEYRERIGPVPANVRMVDPVPLHLLLGSCDAIITHGGAATTMTATLFGLPQLVLPQMADCFAHGDRLAATGAGISFDTVTAQDDAGLLREALTQLLTDPRYAEAAGSLRTEMEGMPSPAQIASDLEQLALSRAHS from the coding sequence ATGCGCGTCCTGGTGATGACGACTCCTGACCCAAGCCACCTGGCGACTTTGGTGCCGGTCGCCTGGGCTCTCCGTACCGCGGGCCACGAGGTGCTCGTCCTGGGGAGACCCGACAGCGCGGAACCGGCCCGTACGGCAGGGCTGAACTTCGTGAGTCTCGGCGAACCGTTCGACACCGAACAGATGGTGCTCAGTGACCTGGCACCAGGGAAACGCCCACTGGAATCCCGGCCGCGCGGCACGAAGGGCGGCTTCGGAGGTGTGTGGATCGAGCATGCGAAATCCATGGTGGAGGACTACCTGGGTTTTGCCCGCTCCTTCCGTCCGGAACTGATCATTTCCGATCCGCTGGAGTACAGCGCACTCGTTCTGGGAGCCTTGCTGAGCGTCCCGGTCGTTCACCATCGTTGGGGTGTCGATCCGATCGGCACGCCCCGGCTCCCCGCGGCCAGGGAAGAACTGCGCGGGACCTGCCGGTCGCTGGGCCTGGAAACTCTCCCTGAGCCCACGGTGGTCCTTGATTCCTGCCCCGGCGCACTACAGCTCCCGGAACTGAAGCCCGAGACCCCGGTGCGATATGTGCCGTTCAACGGCAGCGAGATGCTGCCTTCCTGGCTGCGTGCGGAGTGGGACCGGCGAGACTCGCGCTCCAAGCGGGTCGCCGTCTCCCTCGGCAGAAGAACCCTGGTCTACAACGGGGTGCCCTTCGTGCGGGCGCTGCTGCGCTCGTTCGCGGAGATGGCGGACGTCGAACTGATCGCCACCGTCGGCGCGGAGTACCGGGAGCGCATCGGTCCGGTGCCGGCCAACGTGCGGATGGTCGACCCTGTCCCGCTCCATCTGCTCCTCGGCTCCTGCGACGCCATCATCACCCATGGCGGTGCGGCCACCACCATGACCGCCACCCTCTTCGGGCTGCCGCAGCTCGTACTTCCGCAGATGGCCGATTGTTTCGCGCACGGCGACCGCCTGGCGGCCACCGGCGCGGGAATCAGCTTCGACACCGTGACCGCCCAAGACGATGCGGGGCTTCTCCGCGAGGCGCTGACACAGCTGCTCACAGATCCCCGGTACGCCGAGGCGGCCGGGTCCCTGCGCACGGAAATGGAGGGCATGCCGTCCCCCGCGCAGATCGCCTCCGATCTGGAGCAGCTCGCGCTCTCCCGCGCCCACAGCTGA
- a CDS encoding NAD(P)-dependent oxidoreductase, with the protein MQDPAPSRPPTAVVLGGTGCIGRHVCTAFARHGYRVVVVARRPAPHVAEHMFRPLDLLTASAAELDALFRDADVRASVVVNATDMAGATDLTSAADGGAGRAAELLAANEGLARTLVAALEGNPGRPRLVHLGTIHEYGPGQAGVPLHEEIEPRPANAYADAKLAASRTILDAASAGRVDGVALRLVNTCGPYPTPAGFPGKLLPRLCAARQGAELSVRVVDARRDWIDVRDVAEACVLAAERPVSGRVFNIGSGIAVPMRELVAHCLAAAGLPDSGVTEEDRPGHGGVRGLGADWIQADIRLARDLLGFAPRFGLRQSLQDMWDAGATSR; encoded by the coding sequence ATGCAGGACCCCGCACCGTCCCGGCCCCCGACCGCGGTCGTGCTGGGAGGCACCGGCTGCATCGGACGGCACGTCTGTACCGCCTTCGCCCGGCACGGCTACCGCGTCGTCGTCGTGGCCCGCCGGCCCGCCCCGCACGTGGCGGAGCACATGTTCCGTCCCCTGGACCTGCTCACGGCGTCCGCCGCCGAGCTGGACGCGCTGTTCCGGGACGCGGACGTACGCGCGAGCGTCGTGGTCAACGCCACCGACATGGCGGGTGCCACCGACCTGACCAGCGCCGCGGACGGCGGCGCGGGCCGCGCGGCCGAACTGCTGGCCGCCAACGAGGGGCTGGCCCGCACGCTGGTCGCGGCCCTGGAGGGCAACCCGGGGCGGCCCCGGCTGGTCCACCTCGGCACCATCCACGAATACGGGCCCGGCCAGGCAGGGGTCCCGTTGCACGAGGAGATCGAGCCGCGGCCCGCGAACGCCTACGCGGACGCCAAGCTGGCCGCGTCCAGGACCATCCTCGACGCGGCCAGCGCGGGCCGCGTCGACGGCGTCGCGCTCCGGCTCGTCAACACCTGCGGCCCCTACCCGACCCCGGCGGGTTTCCCGGGCAAGCTCCTCCCCAGGCTGTGCGCCGCGCGGCAGGGCGCCGAACTCTCCGTGCGCGTCGTCGACGCACGGCGCGACTGGATCGATGTGCGCGATGTCGCCGAAGCGTGCGTGCTGGCCGCCGAACGGCCGGTCAGCGGACGGGTGTTCAACATCGGCAGCGGGATCGCGGTGCCGATGCGGGAACTGGTCGCCCACTGCCTCGCCGCCGCCGGCCTGCCGGATTCCGGCGTCACGGAGGAGGACCGCCCGGGGCACGGCGGCGTGCGCGGCCTGGGTGCCGACTGGATCCAGGCCGACATCCGACTTGCCCGCGACCTGCTGGGCTTCGCCCCGCGCTTCGGACTCAGGCAGTCACTACAGGACATGTGGGATGCGGGCGCCACCAGCCGCTGA